A window of the Bacteroides thetaiotaomicron VPI-5482 genome harbors these coding sequences:
- a CDS encoding tyrosine-type recombinase/integrase encodes MSNKTIREIAVAWKEYKRPYVKQSTMAAYVLILENHILPTFGECDSLHEEIVQDYVLRKIESGLSVKSVKDILIVLKMVMKFGVKNEWMDYYEWDIKYPTISTNKELEVLSVANHKKVLNHIQNHFSFAGLGIYISLCTGLRIGEVCALKWSDINTMDGTITVNRTIERIYIIDGTQKHTELVINTPKTQNSCREIPMTKELFAMMKPLKKVVNDDFYILTNAEYPTEPRTYRNYYTKLMEKLGIPKLKYHGLRHSFATRCIEAGCDYKTVSVLLGHSNISTTLDLYVHPNMEQKKRCIAKVFKSLGK; translated from the coding sequence ATGAGCAACAAAACAATTAGAGAAATTGCGGTAGCTTGGAAAGAGTACAAGCGACCCTATGTGAAGCAGTCCACAATGGCGGCTTATGTGTTAATCTTGGAGAACCACATCCTTCCCACTTTTGGAGAGTGTGATTCGCTCCATGAAGAGATTGTGCAGGACTATGTCCTGCGAAAAATCGAAAGTGGATTAAGTGTAAAATCTGTAAAGGACATTTTGATCGTTCTAAAAATGGTGATGAAGTTCGGGGTAAAAAACGAATGGATGGACTATTATGAATGGGACATCAAATATCCAACCATTTCGACAAACAAAGAGTTGGAGGTTCTATCAGTAGCCAATCACAAAAAGGTGCTCAACCATATTCAAAACCATTTCTCTTTTGCTGGACTTGGTATTTACATTAGTCTATGTACTGGGCTTCGCATAGGGGAGGTCTGTGCCTTGAAATGGAGCGACATCAACACAATGGACGGGACTATTACCGTAAACCGCACAATAGAGCGAATATATATCATTGATGGGACACAAAAACATACAGAGTTGGTTATCAACACTCCCAAAACACAGAACTCATGTAGAGAGATTCCTATGACAAAGGAATTGTTCGCAATGATGAAGCCTCTGAAAAAGGTAGTCAATGATGATTTTTATATTCTAACCAATGCTGAATATCCGACAGAACCGCGTACCTACCGGAATTATTATACCAAACTAATGGAAAAATTAGGTATCCCAAAACTAAAGTATCATGGACTTCGCCATAGCTTTGCCACTCGTTGCATAGAAGCCGGATGTGATTACAAGACAGTTAGTGTATTGCTTGGACATTCCAATATCTCAACGACTTTGGATCTCTATGTTCATCCAAATATGGAACAGAAAAAGCGTTGCATTGCAAAAGTATTCAAGTCACTTGGTAAATGA